The Muribaculum intestinale genome includes the window CCTACGAGCTTGTTGTCGCGCTCCTGTTTGACCGGTGTCGGTGTTGAATCGTTGGTTGCCATATGAGTATATGCGATGAAGTGATTATTATTCGTGGGTATATTCGAGAGTTCCGAGCACCTTTGACAAGTATACACGGCAGAGGCATACGTCGATTTCTGCATCGATATTCTCGGAGTTGGCTTTCAGCCATGCTGTCTGGGCCTCCATGACGTTGTCGGTGGTCTGTACGCCGGCCTTGAATCCGAGTTGTGCCTGGCGCAGGTTTTCATCGGCCTGACGCAGGTTGGCGCGTGTCATGTCGTAGGTCTTCATGGCTTCGCGAGCCTTGTAGGCCGCCTGGCTTACCTGGAGGTCGACCATCTCTTTGGCGTCTTCGAGTCGCAGGCGCATGATGTTGGCCTGAGTGCGCGCGGCGCGGTATTTGTTGTAGTTCCCGCCCCAGTGCCACAGCGGTATGCGTATCACGCCTCCGATGTGCCATGAGCCTCCGAATTTTTTCTCGAAGCCGTCGTTCATGTTGGGATTGCTTACCGTATATGAGCCGATGAGGGCTGCCGTAGGTAGCATCGACGACATGGCTATCTTGCTTTGCTGGTCGGCTATTTTTATTCCGAGTTCCAATGCGTGCAGGTCTTGTCGGCGTGAATACACATCCGGCATATTGTATGTAGTGGCTACAGGGGCGTCGTCGGTGTGAGGCGCATATTCGTCTTTCAGCGCCATTTGGGTGTTGACCGGGAGTCCGCATATCTGGGCGAGCGCCATTCTGGAGAGCGACAGACCGTTTTCGACCTTTACGAGATCTACGTTGGCTGCATTGAGTTTGACGTCGACAGTCAGGAGGTCGGAACGTGTAGCTACCCCCTGGTCAATCATGGCCTGCACATTGCGGTGCAGAGTATCAAGTAGGGCTACGTAGCTCACGGCGAGTTTCTTCTTCGCATTGAGCGACACTACCTGCCAATAGGCGGCGTCGACGGCA containing:
- a CDS encoding TolC family protein yields the protein MRPTLPHIHFYRGLKAAVSLALIASSATMQAQMPEIGGETVSLDSCRAMAMANNKQLRIQAEQIRAAGYQKKEAFAAYLPQIDFAGGYVYNSNDINILGADQHLPIMNFDGQGYTFDLVTNPATGLPLVVDGKPVPKQVAYLPKSAMSFDMHNVFFGAVTLTQPIFMGGKIVAMNKITGYAEELAKSMHENGAQDIIYAVDAAYWQVVSLNAKKKLAVSYVALLDTLHRNVQAMIDQGVATRSDLLTVDVKLNAANVDLVKVENGLSLSRMALAQICGLPVNTQMALKDEYAPHTDDAPVATTYNMPDVYSRRQDLHALELGIKIADQQSKIAMSSMLPTAALIGSYTVSNPNMNDGFEKKFGGSWHIGGVIRIPLWHWGGNYNKYRAARTQANIMRLRLEDAKEMVDLQVSQAAYKAREAMKTYDMTRANLRQADENLRQAQLGFKAGVQTTDNVMEAQTAWLKANSENIDAEIDVCLCRVYLSKVLGTLEYTHE